In Prosthecomicrobium sp. N25, one DNA window encodes the following:
- a CDS encoding type VI secretion system protein TssA: protein MALIDFATILEPLSDEAPCGPDLDAEGDIEFMTYLARAESLLPASYFDLEDPDKPKVNYVAEMNEISVLAQRTRDLRLLVLYAKFAILGNDIPSFTDTIKAVAALMRERWAEVYPRDIDGDFIDRVATVQALEDAPHVLFPLQFARLVTSRRSGPITYRSWLLAQQKVTPREQEAVLDASTIERVMSEVELPTLIDLRDRMLAVEAAATSMDKVSVEKAGYDNRISIEKLGTLAHEIAVFLDEGIARRDPLAAVLTQGAPAEESFDDDSGGEGDAARPDGAPRPAGSTAAIQNHHDARAALRAAIDYYRRHEPSSAALLVAQFAEGLVGKSFYEVMQALVPDHASYAALLVGQKAVRLPAERLAEMAQIAAAEAPPIEEDESPESEKVFLAVTRREAMTLFDQVAGYYRAKEPASPLAMLLQRARDLSERDFSSLMGEFFAESTLRAIRGED from the coding sequence ATGGCCCTCATCGACTTCGCCACCATCCTGGAGCCGCTGTCCGATGAGGCCCCCTGCGGCCCGGACCTGGACGCTGAGGGCGACATCGAATTCATGACCTATCTCGCGCGGGCCGAATCGCTCCTGCCCGCGTCGTACTTCGACCTGGAGGACCCCGACAAGCCGAAGGTCAACTACGTCGCCGAGATGAACGAAATCAGCGTCTTGGCGCAGCGGACGCGCGACCTGAGGCTGCTCGTCCTCTACGCCAAGTTCGCGATCCTCGGCAACGACATCCCGTCCTTCACGGACACCATCAAGGCCGTGGCGGCGCTCATGCGGGAGCGGTGGGCGGAGGTCTATCCGCGGGACATCGACGGCGACTTCATCGACCGGGTGGCGACCGTCCAGGCGCTCGAGGACGCTCCGCATGTCCTCTTCCCGCTGCAGTTCGCCCGGCTGGTGACGAGCCGCCGGTCCGGGCCGATCACCTACCGGTCCTGGCTCCTCGCTCAACAGAAAGTGACCCCTCGCGAGCAGGAGGCCGTGCTCGACGCCAGCACGATCGAGCGGGTGATGTCAGAGGTGGAACTTCCGACCCTGATCGACCTGCGCGACCGCATGCTCGCCGTCGAGGCGGCGGCAACGTCGATGGACAAGGTGTCGGTCGAGAAGGCGGGCTACGACAACCGGATCAGCATCGAGAAGCTGGGCACGCTGGCGCACGAGATCGCGGTCTTCCTGGACGAGGGCATCGCGCGCCGCGACCCGCTGGCGGCCGTCCTGACCCAGGGCGCGCCGGCGGAGGAGAGCTTCGACGACGACAGCGGGGGCGAGGGGGACGCGGCGCGCCCGGACGGGGCGCCACGGCCGGCGGGCTCGACGGCGGCGATCCAGAACCACCACGACGCGCGGGCGGCGCTGAGGGCGGCGATCGACTACTACCGCCGGCACGAGCCGTCGAGCGCGGCTCTCCTGGTCGCGCAGTTCGCCGAGGGGCTCGTGGGCAAGTCCTTCTACGAGGTCATGCAGGCGCTCGTTCCCGACCACGCCTCCTACGCCGCCCTGCTGGTCGGGCAGAAGGCGGTGCGCCTGCCGGCTGAGCGCCTCGCCGAGATGGCGCAGATCGCCGCCGCCGAGGCGCCGCCGATCGAGGAGGACGAGAGCCCGGAGAGCGAGAAGGTCTTCCTCGCCGTGACCCGGCGCGAGGCCATGACGCTGTTCGACCAGGTCGCGGGCTACTACCGCGCCAAGGAACCGGCGAGCCCGCTCGCCATGCTTCTCCAGCGCGCGCGGGATCTCTCGGAGCGCGACTTCTCCAGCCTGATGGGCGAGTTCTTCGCCGAGAGCACGCTCCGGGCGATCCGCGGCGAGGACTGA
- a CDS encoding type VI secretion system Vgr family protein: MTPKGADKVVFGRMEAREAMSENFEFAIEALSKDDVDFDELIGKNCCVKYNSYDGIKRYYNGVLVEAQWTGFQHDLFTFRLVLRPWFWLLTHTQDCRFFQEMTAPDIIRQVFSEAGFSDFEMKLSRSYPEMEYCVQYRETHHAFVSRLMEEHGIYYFYRHSEDKHVMVLADGPGAHEPLPGGLDREYIPLTNAYVREAEHIQHLTAERRFRTGKSTLNDYDFQKPGAKLEADGQAAEKYARSKLEIYDYPGRYTERGQGTDFAKVRLDAMQSVDYRRIAAGECASAHPGARLKIKGHARDRENIEYLVIGATHTVTNGTYQALALPDEGPSYYGSYVLVPFSRPYRAPIVTPKPIIHGIQTAKVVGESGEEITVDKYGRIKVQFHWDRKKKQSCWIRVAEVWSGKQWGAVFHPRHGMEVVVDFLEGDPDRPLCIGTVYNADNMVPYPLPDNKTMNGWKTNSSKGGGGYNEFVYEDKKGSEKIRMHAEKDHEVKVRHAETWNIGETFEIPKGSPSRDTTIEKGDDNLEIKLGDQNVKIPIGDQKNTFGLNRSTTIGLTDTTKVGISLSETVGVSHSLNAGVSASVITGVSITLQAGPSSIIMSPAGIQIIAPTILLTGGVTTILGKAPAMTFVGGQVIVA, from the coding sequence ATGACCCCGAAGGGAGCCGACAAGGTCGTCTTCGGTCGGATGGAAGCCCGCGAGGCGATGAGCGAGAATTTCGAATTCGCCATCGAGGCGCTGAGCAAGGACGACGTGGATTTCGACGAACTGATCGGGAAGAACTGCTGCGTCAAGTACAACAGCTACGACGGCATCAAGCGCTACTACAACGGCGTCCTGGTCGAGGCGCAGTGGACGGGCTTCCAGCACGACCTCTTCACGTTCCGGCTGGTCCTGCGCCCCTGGTTCTGGCTCCTCACGCACACGCAGGACTGCCGATTCTTCCAGGAGATGACCGCGCCCGACATCATCCGGCAGGTCTTCTCCGAGGCCGGCTTCTCCGATTTCGAGATGAAGCTCTCGCGCAGCTATCCCGAGATGGAGTATTGCGTCCAGTATCGCGAGACTCACCACGCTTTCGTGTCGCGCCTCATGGAGGAGCACGGCATCTACTACTTCTATCGGCACAGCGAGGACAAGCACGTCATGGTCCTCGCCGATGGCCCGGGCGCGCACGAGCCGCTGCCGGGCGGGCTGGACCGCGAGTACATCCCGCTCACCAACGCCTATGTGCGCGAGGCCGAGCACATCCAGCACCTCACCGCCGAGCGGCGGTTCCGGACCGGCAAGTCGACCCTCAACGACTACGACTTCCAGAAGCCCGGCGCGAAGCTGGAGGCCGACGGCCAGGCCGCCGAGAAATACGCCCGCTCCAAGCTCGAGATCTACGACTATCCCGGCCGCTATACCGAGCGCGGCCAGGGGACCGATTTCGCCAAGGTCCGCCTGGACGCCATGCAGTCGGTGGACTACCGCCGCATCGCAGCAGGCGAGTGCGCCTCCGCCCATCCGGGCGCGCGGCTGAAGATCAAGGGCCATGCGCGCGACCGCGAGAACATCGAGTATCTCGTCATCGGCGCCACCCACACCGTCACGAACGGCACCTACCAGGCGCTCGCCCTTCCCGACGAGGGGCCGTCCTACTACGGCTCCTACGTGCTCGTGCCCTTCTCGCGGCCCTATCGCGCCCCGATCGTCACGCCGAAGCCGATCATCCACGGCATCCAGACCGCCAAGGTGGTCGGCGAGTCGGGCGAGGAGATCACGGTCGACAAGTACGGGCGCATCAAGGTGCAGTTCCACTGGGACCGCAAGAAGAAGCAGTCCTGCTGGATCCGCGTCGCCGAGGTCTGGTCCGGCAAGCAGTGGGGCGCCGTCTTCCACCCCCGCCACGGCATGGAGGTCGTCGTCGACTTCCTGGAGGGCGATCCCGACCGCCCGCTCTGCATCGGCACGGTCTACAACGCGGACAACATGGTCCCGTACCCGCTCCCCGACAACAAGACCATGAACGGCTGGAAGACCAACTCGTCGAAGGGCGGCGGCGGCTACAACGAATTCGTCTACGAGGACAAGAAGGGCTCCGAGAAGATCCGCATGCATGCGGAGAAGGACCACGAGGTGAAGGTCCGCCACGCCGAGACCTGGAATATCGGCGAGACCTTCGAGATCCCCAAGGGCAGCCCCTCGCGCGACACGACGATCGAGAAGGGCGACGACAACCTGGAGATCAAGCTCGGCGACCAGAACGTCAAGATCCCGATCGGAGACCAGAAGAACACCTTCGGGCTCAACCGGTCGACCACGATCGGACTGACCGACACCACCAAGGTCGGCATCTCCCTGTCGGAGACGGTGGGCGTCTCGCACAGCCTCAACGCCGGGGTGTCGGCCTCGGTCATAACCGGCGTATCGATCACCCTGCAGGCGGGCCCGTCCAGCATCATCATGAGCCCCGCCGGCATCCAGATCATCGCGCCCACGATCCTGCTGACCGGCGGCGTCACCACCATCCTCGGCAAGGCCCCCGCGATGACCTTCGTCGGCGGCCAGGTCATCGTGGCATGA
- a CDS encoding DUF6931 family protein gives MSRVRFVSVEDVFLAFEPAAADVGESGSAEDPVAFLAGLLAADKPLAALRFVSYVLPRRECVWWCVQSVRRMAAPPPGSRDETALIVAEDWVRDPSEAPRRRALEIGLASGPVGACQMAALAAGWSGGNKVLDDDKPVPAEPFATARIAQGAVLTAIARHPPEKQFGLMAVCAEAGRRFAAGEPLTFSSPAPST, from the coding sequence ATGAGCCGCGTGCGTTTCGTCTCCGTCGAGGACGTCTTCCTGGCCTTCGAGCCGGCCGCCGCGGACGTCGGCGAGTCCGGCTCGGCGGAGGATCCGGTGGCCTTCCTGGCCGGCCTCCTCGCGGCCGACAAGCCGCTCGCGGCGCTGCGGTTCGTGAGCTACGTCCTTCCGCGACGCGAGTGCGTCTGGTGGTGCGTCCAGTCGGTCCGCCGCATGGCCGCGCCGCCGCCCGGTAGCCGCGACGAGACAGCCCTGATCGTCGCCGAGGACTGGGTGCGCGACCCCAGCGAGGCGCCGCGCCGCCGCGCCCTCGAGATCGGGCTCGCCTCCGGTCCCGTGGGCGCCTGCCAGATGGCGGCCCTCGCCGCCGGCTGGTCCGGCGGCAACAAGGTCCTGGACGACGACAAGCCGGTTCCCGCGGAGCCCTTCGCGACCGCGCGGATCGCCCAGGGCGCCGTGCTGACCGCGATCGCCCGCCACCCCCCCGAGAAGCAGTTCGGCCTGATGGCCGTCTGCGCCGAGGCGGGGCGCCGCTTCGCGGCCGGCGAGCCGCTCACCTTCTCGTCGCCCGCCCCGTCCACCTGA
- the tagH gene encoding type VI secretion system-associated FHA domain protein TagH: MALVLRIENETRLPDGGPLSIRVAGRRGIDIGRDAHLDWTLPDPTRYISGKHCEVRWQDGAYVLYDVSTNGTYLNGSDRRLNGPHRLAHGDRLMIGNYIVAVEIEEEGASPRRGPPPPPERPLNTDFWSAKDAAPPVNAREIAPPDAHRPVRPDFLDWAVDVPRPERAGRRPADPPPPPPPPPPPGWGPEPLAVDPGPKPLDPMPPDTPRPVWVDSTSTGLWASGLSGFVPPRAEIARREAAAEPFVGLGTGLPDPDVAAPPGPVAVPPGSVAEPPRPAAPPPAKAAPPAPRPEPRRPAAPSPAAAGSAQDLLAALARGAGVPTEVFLQRPAEEVMEEIGAILGIAAAGVMSLLAARRDTKKAIRSGEHTSIVAERNNAMKFAPTVEDAMNIMFAARSRGYLGAEESFSQGFADLSNHQLRTFVAMQQALKQLLADLDPMAVEKAEEGGNFMFRKARLWDRYVALWEAKSQHNKDGIVGAFMLYFSEAYDRLGASGEHG, from the coding sequence ATGGCACTGGTGCTGAGGATCGAGAACGAGACGCGGCTGCCGGACGGCGGCCCGCTCAGTATTCGGGTGGCGGGCCGGCGCGGCATCGACATCGGCCGCGACGCGCACCTCGACTGGACCCTGCCCGACCCGACCCGCTACATCTCCGGCAAGCACTGCGAGGTCCGCTGGCAGGACGGCGCCTACGTGCTCTACGACGTCTCCACCAACGGCACCTACCTGAACGGCAGCGACCGGCGCCTGAACGGCCCGCATCGCCTCGCCCACGGCGACCGGCTGATGATCGGCAACTACATCGTCGCCGTCGAGATCGAGGAGGAGGGCGCCTCCCCGCGCCGCGGACCGCCGCCTCCGCCGGAGCGTCCGCTCAACACCGACTTCTGGTCCGCCAAGGACGCCGCCCCACCGGTCAATGCGCGCGAGATCGCGCCGCCCGACGCCCACCGGCCGGTACGCCCCGACTTCCTCGACTGGGCCGTCGATGTGCCGCGGCCCGAACGGGCCGGCCGCCGCCCCGCCGATCCGCCCCCGCCGCCGCCCCCGCCCCCGCCGCCCGGCTGGGGCCCCGAGCCCCTGGCCGTCGACCCGGGACCCAAGCCGCTCGACCCGATGCCCCCGGACACCCCGCGGCCGGTCTGGGTCGATTCGACCTCGACGGGCCTTTGGGCCTCCGGCCTCTCCGGCTTCGTGCCGCCGCGCGCCGAGATCGCCAGGCGGGAAGCCGCCGCCGAGCCCTTCGTGGGCCTCGGGACGGGCCTTCCGGATCCGGACGTCGCCGCCCCGCCCGGGCCCGTCGCCGTCCCGCCGGGTTCTGTCGCCGAGCCGCCCCGTCCGGCCGCGCCCCCGCCCGCCAAGGCCGCACCGCCCGCCCCGCGGCCCGAACCGCGCCGCCCGGCCGCGCCGTCCCCGGCCGCGGCCGGCTCCGCCCAGGACCTGCTCGCCGCCCTCGCCCGCGGCGCCGGCGTGCCGACCGAGGTCTTCCTGCAGCGCCCGGCCGAGGAGGTGATGGAGGAGATCGGCGCCATCCTGGGCATCGCCGCCGCCGGCGTCATGTCGCTGCTCGCCGCCCGCCGCGACACCAAGAAGGCGATCCGCAGCGGCGAGCACACCTCGATCGTCGCCGAGCGCAACAACGCCATGAAGTTCGCGCCGACCGTCGAGGACGCCATGAACATCATGTTCGCCGCGCGCTCCCGCGGCTACCTCGGCGCCGAGGAATCCTTCTCGCAAGGCTTCGCCGATCTTTCCAACCACCAGCTGCGCACCTTCGTGGCCATGCAGCAGGCCCTCAAGCAGCTCCTCGCCGACCTCGATCCCATGGCGGTCGAAAAGGCCGAGGAGGGGGGCAATTTCATGTTCCGCAAGGCACGCCTCTGGGACCGCTACGTGGCGCTGTGGGAAGCCAAGTCACAGCACAACAAGGATGGTATCGTGGGGGCCTTCATGCTTTATTTCTCGGAAGCTTATGATCGACTCGGAGCCTCCGGCGAGCACGGCTGA
- the tssK gene encoding type VI secretion system baseplate subunit TssK encodes MSWYSKVVWSEGLFLKPQHLQQNDRYLERLLELRVQRTTPYPWGFTAVEIDRDLANQSRFGLRRAAGVMPDGTPFDLPADGPLPPSVAVPEAASKQILWLTLPESAVSSREVDARERETSARFYPVPETIIDSTSEIRTEDEIEVGHLRFTYEVRKTPKPGYVNMGIARILEVRDRTVVFDDKYVPPILVTAVSPVVDGWIDRVIGWIDTKLEELARYAADPSAGGGLQSVDYLVLQLLNRVEPVYRHLRRSAYVHPERLFEELLKLAGELATFASVERRARLYPAYDHDDIENVFAPVMRDIQDFLSARLGRRAIRLEIIERAANAFISVIRDRSLFRNATFVLEVGAQRPLIEIQSQFPALFKVGPNTKMNEIVHTHLPGVPLVHLPTPPPQIRAITDHVYFYFDKSSPLWPEFSTATSIGMHFSGDWPGLTMDLWAIMEDAR; translated from the coding sequence ATGTCTTGGTACAGCAAGGTCGTTTGGTCTGAAGGACTGTTCCTGAAGCCGCAGCATCTTCAGCAGAACGATCGCTATCTGGAGCGACTGCTCGAGCTGCGCGTCCAGCGCACGACCCCCTATCCCTGGGGCTTCACCGCCGTCGAGATCGACCGGGACCTCGCCAACCAGAGCCGCTTCGGTCTGCGCCGCGCCGCCGGGGTCATGCCCGACGGCACCCCCTTCGACCTGCCCGCCGACGGCCCGCTGCCACCCTCGGTGGCCGTCCCCGAGGCGGCGTCGAAGCAGATCCTCTGGCTGACGCTGCCCGAATCGGCCGTCAGCTCGCGCGAGGTCGACGCCCGCGAGCGGGAGACCTCCGCCCGCTTCTATCCGGTGCCGGAGACGATCATCGATTCCACCTCCGAGATCCGCACCGAGGACGAGATCGAGGTCGGCCACCTGCGCTTCACCTACGAGGTGCGCAAGACGCCGAAGCCCGGCTACGTCAACATGGGCATCGCCCGCATCCTGGAGGTGCGCGACCGCACGGTGGTGTTCGACGACAAGTACGTGCCCCCGATCCTGGTGACGGCCGTCTCGCCCGTGGTCGACGGCTGGATCGACCGGGTCATCGGCTGGATCGACACCAAGCTCGAGGAACTCGCCCGCTACGCCGCCGACCCGAGCGCCGGCGGCGGCCTGCAGAGCGTCGACTACCTCGTCCTGCAGCTCCTCAACCGCGTCGAGCCCGTCTACCGCCACCTGCGCCGCTCCGCCTACGTGCATCCCGAGCGCCTCTTCGAGGAACTCCTGAAGCTCGCCGGCGAACTCGCCACCTTCGCGTCCGTCGAGCGCCGCGCCCGCCTCTATCCGGCCTACGACCACGACGACATCGAGAACGTCTTCGCGCCGGTGATGCGCGACATCCAGGACTTCCTCTCCGCGCGCCTGGGCCGCCGCGCCATCCGCCTGGAGATCATCGAGCGCGCCGCCAACGCCTTCATCTCGGTCATCCGCGACCGCTCGCTCTTCCGCAACGCCACCTTCGTGCTGGAGGTCGGGGCCCAGCGCCCGCTGATCGAGATCCAGAGCCAGTTCCCGGCCCTCTTCAAGGTCGGTCCCAACACCAAGATGAACGAGATCGTGCACACCCACCTGCCGGGCGTGCCGCTCGTGCACCTGCCGACGCCGCCTCCTCAAATTCGCGCTATCACCGATCACGTCTATTTCTACTTCGACAAGTCTTCGCCACTATGGCCGGAGTTCAGCACGGCGACGTCCATCGGCATGCACTTTTCGGGCGACTGGCCCGGCCTGACAATGGACCTCTGGGCCATCATGGAAGACGCTCGATGA
- the tssL gene encoding type VI secretion system protein TssL, long form — MSDDAFDAYPDRTVFRPNPGGRRPAAAPQPGPPAGPGPARPQDPVPRDTWGVVPGPEEFSPPPPRRERAFITREEMIVPHQNPMVRSAGPVLLLLGRLRIALSRASPAELMETVAASITALDDDLRLAGVPQAPATVAKYVICATADDIVQNIPAEDRHVWTRYSMLSRFFGERIGGVRFFSELEKAIKDPTQNRQLIELVHVCLALGFQGLHRHNPNGVATLQGIQRNTYEVLKSVSPRPPVDISPRWRGLDLKAKLGRLRLPFWVVAAFVAAALTGLYITYRTLLTGEAELAADGLLALHPAAELTLYRKAPAPPPPRPVVKPPTTTQLQRIRAALAPEIAAGEVSADAVGTHIVVRVGNALLFDSGKADVKDEFKPLAGRIAEVLEKEVGPVIVIGHTDNTPLRSSNRFKTNFELSVARANAVGRILGPQLSDPGRITPEGRGEQEPVLPNTSDENKAKNRRVEVWIDKVD; from the coding sequence ATGAGCGATGACGCCTTCGACGCCTATCCGGACCGGACGGTCTTCCGACCGAACCCGGGTGGGCGTCGGCCGGCCGCGGCTCCCCAGCCCGGCCCGCCGGCCGGCCCGGGCCCGGCGCGCCCGCAGGATCCGGTGCCGCGCGACACCTGGGGCGTGGTGCCCGGCCCGGAGGAGTTCTCCCCGCCGCCGCCCCGCCGCGAGCGCGCCTTCATCACCCGCGAGGAGATGATCGTCCCGCACCAGAACCCGATGGTGCGGTCGGCCGGCCCGGTGCTCCTTCTGCTCGGACGCTTGCGCATCGCGCTCTCGCGGGCCTCCCCTGCCGAGCTGATGGAGACGGTCGCCGCCTCCATCACGGCCCTCGACGACGACCTGCGCCTCGCCGGCGTGCCCCAGGCCCCCGCGACCGTCGCCAAATACGTTATCTGCGCGACCGCCGACGACATCGTCCAGAACATCCCCGCCGAGGACCGGCACGTCTGGACCCGCTACTCCATGCTGAGCCGCTTCTTCGGCGAGCGCATCGGCGGCGTGCGCTTCTTCTCCGAGCTGGAGAAGGCCATCAAGGACCCGACCCAGAACCGCCAGCTCATCGAACTCGTCCACGTCTGCCTCGCCCTCGGCTTCCAGGGCCTGCACCGCCACAACCCGAACGGCGTCGCCACCCTCCAGGGCATCCAGCGCAACACCTACGAGGTCCTGAAGTCCGTCTCGCCGCGCCCGCCGGTCGACATTTCCCCGCGCTGGCGCGGCCTCGACCTGAAGGCGAAGCTCGGCCGCCTGCGGCTGCCCTTCTGGGTCGTCGCCGCCTTCGTGGCCGCCGCCCTGACCGGGCTCTACATCACCTACCGGACGCTCCTGACCGGCGAGGCGGAACTCGCCGCCGACGGCCTCCTGGCGCTGCACCCCGCCGCCGAGCTGACCCTCTACCGCAAGGCGCCCGCCCCGCCGCCGCCCCGCCCGGTGGTGAAGCCGCCGACCACGACCCAGCTGCAGCGCATCCGCGCCGCGCTCGCCCCCGAGATCGCCGCCGGCGAGGTCTCGGCCGACGCCGTCGGCACCCACATCGTCGTGCGGGTCGGCAACGCGCTCCTGTTCGACAGCGGCAAGGCCGACGTGAAGGACGAGTTCAAGCCGCTCGCCGGGCGCATCGCCGAGGTGCTGGAGAAGGAGGTCGGTCCGGTCATCGTCATCGGCCACACCGACAACACGCCCCTGCGCAGCTCGAACCGCTTCAAGACCAATTTCGAACTGTCGGTCGCCCGCGCCAACGCGGTCGGCCGCATCCTCGGGCCCCAGCTCAGCGACCCCGGGCGCATCACGCCCGAAGGCCGCGGCGAGCAGGAGCCCGTGCTCCCCAACACCAGCGACGAGAACAAGGCGAAGAATCGCCGCGTCGAGGTCTGGATCGACAAGGTCGACTGA